The following DNA comes from Nocardioides sp. JQ2195.
GCGGATGCTGAAGTACTCCTTCAACCTGATCGACGACGGCCTGGTCGGCCAGCAGCTCTTCGCCGGCGAGACCACACGCCTGGCCTACATGACCGACGAGGCGGTCGAGGGGCGCGACCAGTTCCTGGAGAAGCGCGACCCCGACTGGTCACCCTTCCCCTGGTACTACTGACGGATCCGACGCGCTGGGCCCGGTTCGCGGAGCTCGCGTGAGGCGGACCAGGTGCGCTCACACTCGCGGGCTGATCCGTCATTCGGGAGGGATCGCCGTGTCCCCGGTCACTGTGCACATAGGGTGCTGGATGTGAACGTCGTCGTGCTGACCGGTGCTGGCATCTCCGCGGAGAGCGGAGTGCCGACCTTTCGTGACGCCGACGGACTCTGGGAGGGACACCGCATCGAGGACGTCGCCACCCCCGAGGCCTACGACGTGAAGCCGAGCATGGTCCAGAAGTTCTACGACGACCGTCGTGCCGCGCTGGCCCAGGTCGCTCCGAACCCGGCCCACGAGGCGTTGGCCCGGCTCGAGGACGTCCTGGGCGAGGACCTGCTGCTGGTCACCCAGAACATCGACGACCTCCACGAGCGCGGTGGCTCACGGCGCGTGGTGCACATGCACGGCGAGCTGCTCTCGGCCCTGTGCCGCAGCTGCAACCGACGTACGCCGTGGGCCGACGGTCTCAGTGACTTCCCGCCCTGCCCGCGCTGCGGTGTCAACGAGCTGCGCCCGGACGTCGTCTGGTTCGGCGAGGTGCCCTACGAGATGGACCGGATCCAGCGGGCCCTGATGAGCACCGACGTCTTCGTCTCGATCGGCACCTCCGGTGCGGTCTATCCGGCCGCCGGGTTCGTGCAGCTGGCCAGGGCCTGCGGCGCCCAGACCCTGGAGCTGAACCTGGTCCCGAGCGAGGGGTCGTCGTTCTTCGCCGAGGCCCGGCACGGCCGGGCCAGCGACCTGGTGCCGTTGTGGGTCGACGAGATGCTGGAGCGCACCACGCTCTGAGTCGTGGGCCGGGGTGGTTTCGAGACGGCTCGTTCCTCGCCTCCTCAACCACCGGGTGGGCCCGGGGTGGTTTCGAGACGGCTCGTTCCTCGCCTCCTCACCACCGGGGAGCTCGGATGCCGCGAGCGCTCAGCGCGCCAGCTCGGCCACGATGAACGGCTCGAGCCGGGGCAGCTCGTCAGCCAGGCCGAGGACTCTCGCCTGGTCGCGGAACATCTGGCGGAACAGCACCCCGGTGGTGGTCATCCGTGGGTCGACGTGGCCGAACACCTCCAGCGTCACCGTGCCGTAGAGCGCGGACCATGACCTGGTGAACACCCACAGCAGGCCGCGCAGGTCGTCGGGGATCTCGATCGGTGTGACCGGCATGATCGGGTCGCGCAGGATCTCGACGAGGTCGTCGTCGAGGTCGGCCAGTGCCGGGTAGGGGCTGTCGTACTTCTGCCAGATCTGCACGAGCAGGTCGTTGAAGAGCGCGCCCGATGCGGATGCCTCGGCGAGCGTGGTCTCGCTCAGGGTCGGGTCGATGCAGAGCGAGGCGACATCCATGTTGGTGAACACGACGTCGAACTCCTTGCGCGAAGCCAGTGCCCAGCGGCGGAAGGCCAGGGCCGCTGCCGTGATGCGCATGGCCGGGTCGTCGGCGGGGTGGGCCGCCACGGCTGGTTGGAGGTGCTCGGCCGTCATCGCGGCATCGATGCCGATCGCGACCACCCGCAACAGGTCTTGGTAGGACGCGACGTAGCGGTAGAGCGCGGGAGCGGTCATGCCCATGCGCTGGGCCACGGCGCGCAGCGACAGCTCGCCGTCCTCGGCGAGGATCGCGCGCGCAGAGTCGACGATCTCGTCGAGGGTCGCCTGGCGCTGGCGCTCGCGTCGGCCGGGTGCTGGTGTCACGAAAGTTCCTCCGAATTGACGTTGACGGGACGAGTTTACACTGTTTACAGTTAACGGCGTTAACCTTCCTGATACCTCGTCACAAAGGGATGTCCACCATGGAGCGCTGGGGTGCTGTCATCGCCCGTCGGGCCGTGCACGTCGTCGTCATCGGAGTCCTCGTCGTGCTCGGCGCGGGTGCCTACGGCGCGGGAGTCTTCGGCGACCTGTCCCAGGGTGGCTTCGACGATCCGAGCAGTGAGTCCTCACGGGAGCTGGCCAAGGAGCGGGAGGTCTTCGGCAACCAGACCGTCGACGTGGTCGCGATCTACTCCAGCGACGACAAGACCGTCGACGACCCCGAGTTCGAGGCATCGGTGCGGGAGGTCGTCGCCGGGCTGCCGGACGTCACCACCACGGTCGTGAACCACTACGACACCCCGTCGCCGGCCCTGGTCAGCCACGACCAGCACGCCGTGCAGGTGCTGATCTCCCTGGAGGGAGAGTCCCAGAACGAGCTGCTCGAGAGCTGGGACGCCCTCGAGCCGCACCTCGAGGCGGACGGGCTCGAGACCGACGTGGCGGGTGCCTTCGCGGTCTACGGCGACGTCAACGAGATCACCGAGAAGGACCTGGCGCAGGCCGAGACGATCTCGGCGCCCGTCGTGCTGCTCCTGTCGCTGCTGATCTTCGGCAGCCTGGTCGCCGCCTCGATGCCGGTGCTGGTGGGGGCGATCGCGGTGGTCGGCGCGCTGGCCGTCGTCCGCCTCCTGACCGTCTTCACCGAGGTCTCGATCTTCTCCGTCAACGTGATCACCCTGATCGGCCTCGGCCTGGCGATCGACTACGCGCTCTTCATCATCAGCCGGTTCCGGGAGGAGCTCGCCCTCCGTCCGGTCGACGACCCGTACGCGGTCGCCGAGGCGATCACGGTGACCATGGCGACGGCCGGGCGCACGGTCCTCTTCTCCGGCCTGACCGTCGCCGCGGCGCTCAGCTCGCTGATGGTCTTCCCGCAGAGCTTCCTCAAGTCGATGGGGTACGGCGGCATGGCGGCCGTGGTCGTGGCCATGCTCTCGGCGCTGACCGTGCTGCCGGCCGTGCTCCGGCTGCTCGGCCGGCGGGTCGACGGCGGGCGGCTTCCGTGGCGTCGGCACCGGCCGGTCCCGGTCGGCAGCGACCACGGCGCGTGGGCGCGCCTGGCCCATGGCGTCATGCGCCGACCCGTGGTCGTGACCGTGCTGGTCACGGTGGTCCTGATCGCGATCGCTTCACCGTTCCTGGGCGTGAAGTGGGGCAGCGTCGACTATCGCGTCCTGCCGGCCGATGCCCCTGCCCACGTGGCCGCCGACAAGCTGAACAGCGACTTCGGCCCGGAGACCTCGAGCGCCAACCTGCTGCTCGACGGAACCACGAGGGCCGACGTGGCGGCGTACGAGGCCGAGCTCGCCCGGATCCCCGGCCTCACGGTCGAACCCGTGGCTGCCGAGGGCGAGGTGACGCTGCTGCGGGCGAGCTGGCAGGGAAACAGCCAGACCGAGCAGTCCCAGGAGATGGTCGAGCGCATCCGCGAGGTCGCCCCGGACAGCGGGTCGGTGCTCGCCGGTGGGCTCAGCGCATCCACGGTCGACCTGCTCGACTCGGTCGGCAGCCACCTGCCGTGGATGGGCCTGATCGTGGTCGGCGTGATGCTGTTGCTGCTCTTCCTGGCCTTCGGCTCGCTGGTGCTGCCCCTGAAGGCGGTGGTGATGAACGCGATCTCGATCTCCGCCTCGTTCGGTGTGGTCACCTGGATCTTCGCGGAAGGCCACCTGGAGGGTCTGCTCGGCTTCGAGTCGCAGGGTTACCTCGATGCCACCCAGCCGATCCTGATGCTCGCCATCCTCTTCGGGCTGTCGATGGACTACGAGGTGTTCCTGCTGTCCAGGGTGCGCGAGCAGTGGGACCTGACCCACGACAACGACCGGGCGGTCGCGACGGGACTGCAGAAGACCGGGCGCATCATCACCAGCGCCGCGCTGCTGCTCGCGATCGTGATCGGAGCCTTCGGGCTCAGTGGGATCGTGTTCATGAAGATGATCGGCATCGGCATGCTGGTCGCGCTGCTCCTCGACGCGACGGTGGTGCGCGCGCTGCTGGTCCCGGCCACGATGAAGCTGCTCGGGCGGTTGAACTGGTGGGCCCCGGGGCCGTTGCTGCGGTGGTGGGAACGCTACGGTTTCCGGGGCCACTGAGGCGTGGCTCACGTTCCGTATCGTGGGATCAATGCCCAAATGGTGGTCACCCGACCTCTAGATTGCATCTCAACTGGCAGAACTCTGCCCACCGCAGCATCGAAATCGGAGTGATCACATGCTCATCGGCGTCCTCAGGGAGGCACAGACCGGGGAGACCCGCGTCGCCGCCACCCCTGCCACCGTCGGCCAACTGCTCAAGCTCGGCTACGACGTCGTCGTCGAAACGGGCGCCGGCACGGCCTCCAGCTTCGCGGACGAGGCGTACGTCGAGGCCGGCGCGACGATCGGCGATCCGTTCGATGCCGACATCGTGCTCGGCGTGAACAACCCGGCGGACGAACAGCTTGACCAGCTTCGGCAGAACGCGACCCTGATCGGCATCCTGAATGCCCGCCTGGACGAGTCGGTCGTCGCCGACCTCACGTCGCGGCAGATCACTGCCCTGTCGATGGACGCCGTCCCGCGCATCTCGCGCGCGCAGTCGCTCGACGTGCTGTCCTCGATGGCCAACATCGCGGGCTACCGTGCGGTCGTCGAGGCAGCGCACGTCTTCGGTCGGTTCTTCACCGGCCAGGTCACCGCGGCCGGCAAGGTCCCACCGGCCACGGTGCTGGTCGCCGGCGCCGGTGTGGCCGGGCTGGCGGCGATCGGTGCTGCGGGTTCGCTGGGCGCGGTGGTCAAGGCCACCGACCCGCGTCCCGAGGTGGCCGACCAGGTGAAGTCGCTCGGTGGTGAGTACCTCGCGGTCGAGGACCCCGAGGCCGAGGTGTCGGCGACGGGCTACGCCAAGGAGATGGGCGACGACTACAACGCCCGTGCCGCGCAGCTCTACACCCAGACCGTGCCCGACGTGGACATCATCGTCACGACGGCGCTGATCCCGGGCCGCCCCGCGCCCCGACTGATCACCGCCGACATGGTCGCGTCGATGAAGTCCGGCTCGGTCATCGTCGACATGGCCGCCGGCTCCGGCGGCAACGTCGAGGGCTCGGTGCCAGGTGAGGCGATCACCACCGACAACGGCGTGACGATCATCGGCTACACCGACCTCGCCGGGCGGTTGCCCGCCCAGGCCTCGCAGCTCTACGGCACGAACCTGGTCAACCTGCTCAAGCTGATGACCCCGGAGAAGGACGGCCGGCTCGTCCTCGACTTCGACGACGTCGTCCAGCGCTCGATCACCGTCGTCCGCGACGGCCAGTCGACCTGGCCCCCGCCGCCGGTGCAGGTCTCTGCGGCCCCGGCCGCTGCCCCGGCCGCGGCGGAGGTCGTGGTCAAGGAGGAGAAGGAGCCCCTCGCCCCGGCAGCCAAGTTCGGTGGCATCTTGGCCGGTGGCGCTGCTTTGGTGCTGCTGGTCGCCGCTTCTCCGGCGGTCCTACAGCTCCAGCTGGTGACCTTCGCCCTGGCGATCATCATCGGCTTCTACGTAATCACCGGCGTACACCACGCGCTGCACACGCCGCTGATGTCCGTGACCAACGCGATCTCCGGGATCATCGTGGTCGGAGCGCTGCTCCAGATCGGACACGACGGAACCCTGATCACCGTCATTGCGGCTGCAGCGATCCTGCTGGCCTCCATCAACATCTTTGGTGGCTTCGCGGTGACGCGCCGCATGCTCGCCATGTTCTCCCGATCCTGAAACGAGCTGACCCATGGATATCGAATCTGCATCCTTTGCGGCCTACCTCGTAGCAGGCCTGTTCTTCATTCTTGCCCTGGCTGGGCTGTCGAAGCACGAGTCCGCCCGTATGGGCAACTCCTTCGGCATCACCGGCATGGTGGTCGCGCTGCTCGCGACCGTCGCCCTGGCCTTCGACCGGGAGCCCTCGGGCCTCGGCATTGGCCTAATGATCGGCGCGATCCTGATCGGTGCGCTGATCGGTCTGCAGCGGGCCAAGGTCGTCGAGATGACCGGTATGCCGGAACTCATCGCCCTGCTGCACAGCTTCGTCGGTGCTGCTGCGGTCCTGGTCGGCTGGAACGCCTACCTGCACGCTGAGCACGAGGGCCCGAACAGCGCCGCGGTGCGCGAGCTCGAGGCGTTCGACATGCTCGGCATCCACTCGGCCGAGGTCTTCATCGGCGTCTTCGTCGGCGCGGTGACCCTCACCGGGTCGATCGTGGCCTACCTGAAGCTCTCGGCGAAGATGAAGTCGTCCCCGCTGGTGCTGCCGGGCAAGAACTTCATCAACCTAGGTGCCCTGGTCGTGTTCCTTGCCCTGACCGTCTGGTTCGTCATCGACCCGCAGCTGTGGCTGCTCATCGTCGTCACGGTCCTGGCGCTCGCGCTGGGTTGGCACCTCGTTGCCTCCATCGGTGGTGGCGACATGCCCGTCGTCGTGTCGATGCTGAACAGCTACTCCGGTTGGGCCGCTGCGGCCTCGGGCTTCCTGCTCAACAACAACCTGCTGA
Coding sequences within:
- the pntB gene encoding Re/Si-specific NAD(P)(+) transhydrogenase subunit beta, which codes for MDIESASFAAYLVAGLFFILALAGLSKHESARMGNSFGITGMVVALLATVALAFDREPSGLGIGLMIGAILIGALIGLQRAKVVEMTGMPELIALLHSFVGAAAVLVGWNAYLHAEHEGPNSAAVRELEAFDMLGIHSAEVFIGVFVGAVTLTGSIVAYLKLSAKMKSSPLVLPGKNFINLGALVVFLALTVWFVIDPQLWLLIVVTVLALALGWHLVASIGGGDMPVVVSMLNSYSGWAAAASGFLLNNNLLIITGALVGSSGAFLSYVMCKAMNRSFISVIAGGFGIEAGPSEDTDYGEHRETNADDVADLLTHAKSVIITPGYGMAVAQAQYGVAQLTGKLREKGVDVRFGIHPVAGRLPGHMNVLLAEAKVPYDIVLELDEINDDFDETSVVLVIGANDTVNPAAAEDPSSPIAGMPVLSVWEAENVIVFKRSMASGYAGVQNPLFFRENSQMLFGDAKDRVEDILRAL
- a CDS encoding NAD-dependent deacylase, whose product is MNVVVLTGAGISAESGVPTFRDADGLWEGHRIEDVATPEAYDVKPSMVQKFYDDRRAALAQVAPNPAHEALARLEDVLGEDLLLVTQNIDDLHERGGSRRVVHMHGELLSALCRSCNRRTPWADGLSDFPPCPRCGVNELRPDVVWFGEVPYEMDRIQRALMSTDVFVSIGTSGAVYPAAGFVQLARACGAQTLELNLVPSEGSSFFAEARHGRASDLVPLWVDEMLERTTL
- a CDS encoding MMPL family transporter, which codes for MSTMERWGAVIARRAVHVVVIGVLVVLGAGAYGAGVFGDLSQGGFDDPSSESSRELAKEREVFGNQTVDVVAIYSSDDKTVDDPEFEASVREVVAGLPDVTTTVVNHYDTPSPALVSHDQHAVQVLISLEGESQNELLESWDALEPHLEADGLETDVAGAFAVYGDVNEITEKDLAQAETISAPVVLLLSLLIFGSLVAASMPVLVGAIAVVGALAVVRLLTVFTEVSIFSVNVITLIGLGLAIDYALFIISRFREELALRPVDDPYAVAEAITVTMATAGRTVLFSGLTVAAALSSLMVFPQSFLKSMGYGGMAAVVVAMLSALTVLPAVLRLLGRRVDGGRLPWRRHRPVPVGSDHGAWARLAHGVMRRPVVVTVLVTVVLIAIASPFLGVKWGSVDYRVLPADAPAHVAADKLNSDFGPETSSANLLLDGTTRADVAAYEAELARIPGLTVEPVAAEGEVTLLRASWQGNSQTEQSQEMVERIREVAPDSGSVLAGGLSASTVDLLDSVGSHLPWMGLIVVGVMLLLLFLAFGSLVLPLKAVVMNAISISASFGVVTWIFAEGHLEGLLGFESQGYLDATQPILMLAILFGLSMDYEVFLLSRVREQWDLTHDNDRAVATGLQKTGRIITSAALLLAIVIGAFGLSGIVFMKMIGIGMLVALLLDATVVRALLVPATMKLLGRLNWWAPGPLLRWWERYGFRGH
- a CDS encoding WHG domain-containing protein, which encodes MTPAPGRRERQRQATLDEIVDSARAILAEDGELSLRAVAQRMGMTAPALYRYVASYQDLLRVVAIGIDAAMTAEHLQPAVAAHPADDPAMRITAAALAFRRWALASRKEFDVVFTNMDVASLCIDPTLSETTLAEASASGALFNDLLVQIWQKYDSPYPALADLDDDLVEILRDPIMPVTPIEIPDDLRGLLWVFTRSWSALYGTVTLEVFGHVDPRMTTTGVLFRQMFRDQARVLGLADELPRLEPFIVAELAR
- a CDS encoding Re/Si-specific NAD(P)(+) transhydrogenase subunit alpha; translated protein: MLIGVLREAQTGETRVAATPATVGQLLKLGYDVVVETGAGTASSFADEAYVEAGATIGDPFDADIVLGVNNPADEQLDQLRQNATLIGILNARLDESVVADLTSRQITALSMDAVPRISRAQSLDVLSSMANIAGYRAVVEAAHVFGRFFTGQVTAAGKVPPATVLVAGAGVAGLAAIGAAGSLGAVVKATDPRPEVADQVKSLGGEYLAVEDPEAEVSATGYAKEMGDDYNARAAQLYTQTVPDVDIIVTTALIPGRPAPRLITADMVASMKSGSVIVDMAAGSGGNVEGSVPGEAITTDNGVTIIGYTDLAGRLPAQASQLYGTNLVNLLKLMTPEKDGRLVLDFDDVVQRSITVVRDGQSTWPPPPVQVSAAPAAAPAAAEVVVKEEKEPLAPAAKFGGILAGGAALVLLVAASPAVLQLQLVTFALAIIIGFYVITGVHHALHTPLMSVTNAISGIIVVGALLQIGHDGTLITVIAAAAILLASINIFGGFAVTRRMLAMFSRS